The Euphorbia lathyris chromosome 2, ddEupLath1.1, whole genome shotgun sequence genome includes a window with the following:
- the LOC136219799 gene encoding stem-specific protein TSJT1 encodes MLGVFSSAIVSPPDELVAAGSRTPSPKISSDALVKRFIDTNTSAVALQVGDNAQLAYTHHNESLLQPRSFAVKDEIFCLFEGALDNLGSLRQQYGLAKSANEVILVIEAYKALRDRAPYPPNHVVGHLSGSFAFIVFDSSTSTLFVASDQFGKVPLYWGITADGYVAFADNIDLLKGACGKSLASFPQGCFYSTAVGELRSFENPKNIITAVPANEEEIWGATFKVEGPAVLAARQ; translated from the exons ATGTTGGGAGTATTCAGCAGCGCCATCGTGTCCCCGCCGGACGAACTGGTGGCGGCCGGATCCCGCACACCGTCGCCGAAGATAAGTTCCGACGCGCTGGTGAAACGTTTCATCGACACCAACACATCCGCTGTAGCTTTACAGGTCGGAGACAACGCACAGTTAGCCTACACTCACCACAACGAGTCCTTGCTGCAGCCCAG ATCATTCGCGGTGAAGGATGAGATATTCTGCTTGTTCGAGGGAGCACTAGACAACTTAGGAAGTCTAAGGCAACAATATGGGTTAGCCAAGTCAGCAAATGAAGTGATTCTGGTAATTGAAGCATACAAGGCTCTGAGAGACAGAGCACCTTATCCTCCAAACCATGTTGTCGGTCATCTTAGTGGAAGCTTTGCTTTCATTGTCTTTGACAGTTCTACTTCAACCTTGTTTGTGGCTTCT GATCAATTTGGTAAGGTTCCTTTGTATTGGGGAATCACAGCTGATGGATATGTCGCCTTTGCCGACAATATTGACTTGCTTAAAGGTGCTTGTGGCAAGTCTCTTGCTTCTTTCCCCCAAG GATGCTTCTACTCAACAGCAGTTGGAGAACTGAGAAGCTTTGAGAATCCTAAGAATATTATCACAGCTGTTCCTGCTAACGAGGAAGAAATCTGGGGGGCTACTTTTAAg GTGGAAGGACCAGCAGTGCTTGCAGCCAGACAGTAG